gtcgaacacgacgtgattcgaatcaccggagatcctagcaccgaacggacggcacctccgcgttcaacacacgtacggaacagccacgtctcctccttcttgatccagcaagggagggaggagaggttgagggagatggcaccagcagcagcacgacggcgtggtgttgatggagctgcagtactccggcagagcttcgctaagcaataaggagatggaggaggtgttggggaggaagaaggaggcaaccaaaggccaaggactcaaggtatgaagtccctcctctcccccactatatataggggtgccaagggggggtggccggccctaggagatccaatctcctagggggtgcggcggccaagggggggtttccctcccccccaaggcacctaggaggtgccttaccctcctaggactcttgcccccttgaaccctaggcgcatgggcctatgtggggctggtgcccttggcccaagcaggccaaggcgcaccccctacagcccatgtggcccccggggatgggtggccccacccggtgggcccccgggacccctccggtggtcccggtacaataccgataaccccgaaacttgtcccgatgcccgaaataggacttcccatatataaatctttacctccggaccattccggaactcctcgtgacgtccgggatctcatccgggactccgaacaacattcgggttactgcatatacatatccctacaaccctagcgtaactgaaccttaagtgtgtagaccctacgggttcgggagacatgtagacatgaccgagatcgctctccggtcaataaccaacagcgggatctggatacccatgttggctcccacatgctccacgatgatctcatcggatgaaccacgatgtcgaggatttaatcaaccccgtatgcaattccctttgtcaatcgatatgttacttgcccgagattcgatcgtcggtatcccaatacctcgttcaatcttgttaccggcaagtcactttactcgtaccgtaatgcatgatcccgtgaccaaacacttggtcactttgagctcattatgatgatgcattacttgagtgggcccagtgatatctctccgtcatacggagtcacaaatcccagtctcgatccatataaaacaatagatactttcggagatacctgtagtgcacctttatagtcacccagttacgttgtgacgtttgatacacccaaagcactcctacggtatccaggagttatacgatctcatggtcgaaggaagagatactttgacattgcaaaaactctagcaaacgaactatacgatcttgtgctatgtttaggattgggtcttgtccatcacatcattatcctaatgatgtgatcccgttatcaatgacatctaatgtccatagccaggaaaccatgactatctattgatcaacgagctagtcaactagaggcttactagggacatgttggtgtctgttattcacacatgtattacgatttccagataacacaattatagcacgaataaagacaattatcatgaacaaagaaatataataataatgcttttattattgcctctagggcatatttccaacagtttatcctttatgcatcttatttttcttagtacaacggtagcgttataagatgatctatcactaaatttcaaggtataagtgtcctccctgagtatgcatcgttgctacagtttgtcgtgccgagaaaacatgtgatgatcgggtgagataagctctacgctcacatacaacgggtgcaagtcagttttgcacaagcagaatacttgggttaaacttgacgagcctagcatatgcagatgtggcctcgaaacactgagattgaaaggccgagcgtgaatcatatagtagatatgatcaacatagtgatgttcaccattgaaagctactccatctcacgtgttgatcggacacggtttagttgatatggatcacgtaatcacttagatgattagagggatgtctatctaagtgagagttcttaagtaatatgattaattgaactttaatttatcatgaacttagtacctgatagtattttgcatgtctatgttgttgtagataaatggcacgtgatgttgttccgttgaattttaatgtgttcctagagaaagctaagttgaaagatgatggtagaaactacacggactgggtccgtaacttgaggattatcctcattgctgcacagaagaattacgtcctagaagcaccgctaggtgcaaagcccactgcaggagcaacaccagatgttatgaacgtctggcagagcaaagctgatgactactcgatagttcagtgtgccatgctttacagcttagaatcaggacttcaaccacgttttgaacgtcatggagcatatgagatgttccaggagttgaagttaatatttcaagcaaatgcctggattgagagatatgaagtctccaataagttctacagctgcaagatggaggagaatagttctgtcagtgaacatatactcagaatgtctgggtaccacaaccacttgactcaactgggagttaatcttcctaatgatagtgtcattgacagagttcttcaatcactaccaccaagctacaaaagcttcatgatgaactataacatgcaagggatggataagacaattcccgagctcttcgcgatgctaaaagctgcggaggtagaaataaagaaggagcatcaagtgttgatgattaacaagaccactagtttcaagaaaagggcaaagggaagaaggggaacttcaagaagaacgacaagcaagttgctgctcaagtgaagaagctcaagtctggacctaagcctaagactgagtgcttctattgcaaagggactggtcactggaagcggaactaccccaagtatttggcggataagaaggatggcaaagtgaaaggtatatttgatatacatgtttttgatgtataccttaccaatgctcgcagtagcgcctgggtatttgatactggttctgttgctaatatttgcaactcgaaacaggggctatggattaagcgaagattggctaaggacgaggtgacaatgcgcgtgggaaatggttccaaagtcgatgtgatcgcggtcggcacactacctctacatctaccttcgggattagtattagacctgaataattgttatttggtgccagcgttaagcatgaacattatatctagatcttatttgatgcgagacggttattcatttaaatcagagaataatacttgttctatttatatgagtaatatcttttatggtcatgcatccttgatgagtggtctatttttattgaatctcgatagtagtgatacacatattcatagtattgaagccaaaagatataagtttaataatgatagtgcaacttatttgtggcactgccgtttaggtcatattggtgtaaagcgtatgaagaaactccatgctaatgggcttttggaatcacttgattatgaatcacttgatgcttgtgaaccatgcctcatgggcaagatgactaagactctgttctccggaacaatggagcaagccactgacttattggaaataatatataccgatgtatgcggtccgatgagtgttgaggctcgcggcgggtatcgttattttctgaccttcacacatgatttgagcagatatgggtatgtctacttgatgaaacataagtctgaaacatttgaaaagttcaaagaatttcaaagtgaagtagaaaatcatcgtaacaagaaaattaagtttctacaatctgatcgcaggggcaaatatttgagttatgagtttggccttcatttgaaacaatgtggaatagtttcgcaactcacgccacctggaacacacagcgtaattgtgtgtccgaacgtcgtaacggtACTTTATTAGatctggtgcgatctatgatgtctcttaccgatttaccactatcgttttggggttatgcattagagacagctgcattcacgttaaatagggcaccatctaaattcgttgagacgataccatatgaactgtggtttagcaagaaacctaagttatcgtttcttaaagttaggggttgtgatgcttatgtgaaaattttcaacctgataagctcaaatccaaatcatagaaatgtgtcttcatatgatacccaaaggaaactattgggtacaccttctatcataaattcgaaggcaagatattcgttgctgacaatggatcctttctagagaaggagtttctctcgaaagaagtgagtgggaggaaagtagaacttgatgaggtaaccataccttctcccttattggaaagtagttcatcacataaatcagttccagtgattcctgcaccaattaatgaggaagctaatgatgatgatcatgaaacttctgatcaagttactaccgaacctcgtaggtcaaccagagtaagatccgcaccagagtggtacggtaatcctgttctggaggtcatgttacttgaccatggcgaacctatgaactatgaggaagcaatgatgagcccagattccgtgaaatggcttgaggccatgaaatctaagatgggatccatgtatgagaacaaagtgtggactttggttgacttgctcgatgatcggcaagccatagagaataaatgtatcttcaagaggaagacatacactgatagtagtgtctacaaagctcgaattgtcacgaaaggttttagacaagttcaaggagttgactacgatgagaccttctcacccgtagcgatgtttaagtctgtccgaatcatgttagcaattgcaacattttatgaaatctgacaaatggatgtcagaactgcattccttaatggatttcttaaagaagagttgtatatgatgcaacaagaaagttttgtcaatcctaaaggtgctaacaaagtgtgcaagctccagcgatccatctatggactggtgcaaacatctcagagttggaatgtatgctttgataaagtgatcaaagcatatggttttatacagacttttggtgaagcctgtattgacaagaaagtgagtgggagcactacagcatttctaataaatatatgtgaatgacatattgttgatcggaaatgatgtagaatttctggaaagcataaaggagtgtttgaaaggattttttcaaagaaatacctcagtgaagctacttacatattaggcatcaagatctataaagatagatcaagacgcttgataagactttcaatgagtacataccttgataagattttgaagaagttaaaaatggacCAGTTAAAGAAGgacttcttgcctgagttgtaaggtgtgaagttgagtaaagactcaaaaacccaaccacagcagaaaatagaaagagaatgaaaagtcattccctatgccttagtcatagtttctataaaatatgttatgttatgtaccagacctattgtataccttagaatgattttggcaagggagtacaatagtgatctaggagtagatcactggacagtggtcaaaattatccttagaggactaaggaaatatttcttggttatggaggtgataaaagagttcgtcgtaaagtgttacgtcgatgcaagctttgacaccaatctgatgactctgagtctcgatctggatacatatttaaaatatgagaaattagctagagtagctccatgcagagcattgtagacatagaaatttgcaaaatacatacggatctaaatgtggcagacccgtagactaaaacttctctcacaagcaaaacatgatcacaccttaatactctttgggtgttaatcacatagcgatgtgaactagattattgactctagtaaaaccctttgggtattagtcacatggcgatgtgaactaagcacatggtgatgtgaactattggtgttaaatcacatgtcgatctgaactagattattgactctagtgcaagtgggagactgaaggaaatatgccctagaggcaataataaagttgttatttatatttccttatatcatgataaatgtttattattcatgctagaattgtattaacctgaaacttagtacatgtgtgaatacatagacaaaacagagtgtccctagtatgcctctacttgactagcttgttaatcaaagatggttatgcttcctaaccatatacatgtgttgtcatttgatgaacgggatcacatcattagagaatgatgtgatggacaagacccatccgttagcttagcataatgatcgtttggttttattgctattgctttcatcatgacttatacatgttcctctggctatgagattatgcaactcccgagtaccggaggaacaccttgtgtgctatcaaacgtcacaacgtaactgggtgattataaagattctctacaaatgtctccgaaggtgtttgttgggttggcatagatcgagattaggatttgtcactccgtgtatcagagaggtatctctgggccctcccggtaatgcacatcactataagccttgcaagcaatgtgactaatgagttagtcacgggatgatgcattacagaacgagtaaagagacttgccggtaacgagattgaactaggtatgatgataccgacgatcaaatctcgggcaagtaacataccgatgacaaagggaacaacgtatgttgttatgcggtttgagcgataaaaatcttcgtagaatatgtaggagccaatatgagcatccaggttccgctattggttattgaccggagatgtgtctcggtcatgtctacatagttctcgaacccgtagggtccgcacgcttaacgttcgatgacgatttgtattgtgagttatgtgatttgatgaccgaagtttgttccgagtcccggatgagatcacggacatgacgaggagtttcgaaatggtcgagaggtaaatattcatatataggacgatggtatttagacaccgaaagtgttccgggtgatatcgggtcaccggaagggcttCCGGGCAACCCccagcaaagatatgggcttaatgggccaagtaaggaaacacaccagcccacaaggggctggtgcgccccctatagggccaGCTATGTGGGGAGAAAGggaaaggagaggaggaaaaggaaagtatgaagtaggactcctacttcccctccccctccttcctttcccccttatCCAAATATAGTAGGGTGGGAATTGaactaggggcccaagtaggattcctcctacttgggcgcgccctaggctgcctccctccctctccctcctttatatacatggggagggcatCCCTAgaagacacatcaattgttcctagccgtgtgcggtgcccccctccatagttaatacctcggtcatatcattgtagtgcttaggcgaaaccctgcatcggtaacttcatcatcatcgtcgccatgccgtcgtgctgatgaaactctccctcgtcctcaactggatcaagagctcgagggacgtcatcatgctgaacatgtgctgaacacggaggtgccgtacgttcggtacttggatcggttggatcatgaagacattcgactacatcaaccgcgttactaaacgcttccgctttcggtctacgagggtacgtggacacactctccccgctcgttgctatgcttctcccacatagatcttgcgtgatcgtaagaattttttttgaaatactacgttccccgacaCTATGGAGGATCAAGGGCGAcgcctagctcgacgtgtgatgattttttatttgttgaactatataatttgtattgaactatttgttgttgcactattttgttgaactatttgattttccATGATGAACTATATGATAAAAATATTTATGTTGAGAATTCAACGCCGAGCCAGGACGAACTATGCCGAATATGGGCCAATTCTTGCCCATATGGGGCCTTTATTCGCCAAAAGTGGGCCGAAAACTGGGCCAATATAGACGCCTGGGGCGACCTGGGGGCGACGGCTGAATGTccaaccgcccccagcgccgattgtaccgccggctcgcccccagacgGTGATTTTTATGCCTCATGAGGgggccaacggctgaagatgctcttaaaGGCCCAATACCTTCCCAGTAGAGAGAAGCAGAGGGCGCGAGGGCCGGAGCACGCTGCCAAGAGATCAGGCACGAGTGCCGCCAAGGCAAGGCCACCAAGCCGGAGCACCGCGATATCTGCGCGGGACAATGCCTCAACACGAGGGAGCATGCCCTGTCGCTGCCAGCCGTCAGCGGCATTTGCCCGGCGAGGTGTGCCGGCAGAGTCGAGGGGAGGAGGGGGTGGCGGCGGCAGTTGCTTGAGGTTCCTGCCCGAGCCACCTCCCTGAGAGACGGCGCGGTTTCATGTGTGcctcagggcatgtacaatggttataTCTTAGCTTTATTATtgctgaggtggaggagagagaaatgaAAAAAGAGTTTTGCCTTATCTTaatcaagagatgatctcttagcacagttTGTCTCACCATAAATTTAGGAACAGAGATAAGACTAAGATATAACCCATTGTACATCATGTTTTATTGTCATATCTTAATTGCATGGTGGGTGTAAGATAAGAttgtcttatcaaccattgtacatgtccTCAGTGACTGCCAGTGTGTGCCCTCATTGTCTGTGCAATCCTCCATTTCTCTGAGTCACGTGAGAGGTGCGAAGAAGCTCTTTTTGAGAAATTGTTTAACTTGTCTTTCATTTTTCCTTTTAGCCGATTTTTCCAGATTAGTTGGTAGTGTGACACTGCTGGAAGAAACTGATCGAGTAGTACTCTCATATTTCACCAAAGGAAAACCCATGCAGGGCTTTGGGCCGTGTTGCATGCATGTGACTTGTGATGCATGGGGGGCATGAGGCGTCGCTGGAAGATCTGCATCCGTCCCTTCCTAGACAGCAACATGTTCTGCAGCTGGCCTTTACCGCAGCAGGTGTGCCCATAAAGGCCCGTACAACGCAACAAACTCCATAAATTCAGTGCAGCAGCTCCCACCAAATTTTACCAGCCGATCAAACTTGATGCCTTCctctgtactccctccataaacaaatataagagcgtttagatcactactttagtaatctaaacgctcttatattagtttacagagggagtacgttGGTTCCTCATTGAAACCGTACCCCCACCCGCCTGCCTTCGGACAAGAAAAGAGAAATAATAGTAGTGTGACAGTGATGAAACGAGCCACCTACTCTTTCCTTGCTACTGGAGTAGGAGTATTTGACAACTTTGATCAGTGATCAGTGCAAACACGGGAAAACAGATGAACTTCTATACTACTACCTGTTCATTACACTCTAACTCTATATTTCTCTCGCGTGTCTGCATACAAACTTCATCATTTACAGTGTCCATTTGCTCATCTTCTCTACATGCCGCTGTGGCCAACGGCTGGTCCTCATTCTTCCCTCCGACCTCCTTGATCCTCGCCGCTGCCAACAGGGCCTGTAATAGCACAGGATTCTTGTTGTTTCAGTAACAGGTCATACTAGCAAGTTAGATGGGTACATTTAATTCTGCATTTTTTATGCCAAGTTACTATACTACTATGTGGTGTGTAATTATATTAGGTGACTAAGGTTGACAACTGAGGATGAGCAAGATGTACCTGTTTCTCCCACTCTGTTCTCGTAACAATGACAAGAACTATAGCCATCTGTAGCAAGGTGCCTGTTAGCATGCCCGTCCATACCCCCTGCATCCATCATCAGATGAGCAACACATAATTTCTTCAACTTGATCTCGGCGATCCGAACGAAACTATTTTCTGACTGAGTAGCTTACCAGTGCGCCAAGTTTGAGCTTGAATCCAAGAAGGACACCAACCGGAATGCCTACCAAGTAGTAGCAACCGATGTTCACGAATGCCACCTGCAACTGCCACCCTGCCCCTACAGCCACACCTGCAAATTCACAAACCGTCGAGATGAAGTTGATAACCATGTTAAATTGTTGATTAAAGCCATAGACCTTCTGGGTGTTCTACTACCTGAGAGCACTGGCCCAATGCTGCTGAAGAAGACGGTGACGGCGAGCAGGTACCCCAACCTCGCCGCTCCGTCGACCAactcctcgtcgtcgctgaagAGCCTCGGCAAACCTCTTCTCCAGATGAAGAAGACGGCCATGAAGGCGGCCCCAATGAGCGCGGATGTCATGGCCGCCATGGCCACGGAGAACTTGGCCTCCTTGGGTCTGCTCGCTCCGAGCTCGTTGGACACCCTGACGCTGACTGCTTCGCTGAAGCCCAGCGCCACCATCATGGTCCAGAACTCGTAGTTGATGCTGTCAAATTAATTCTCCATGTTAATATGGTGCTTGTAATTAGAGAATATGTAGAGTGGCGTacaaaaagtaaacaagaaggaacaCTCACCAGACTGACATGATATCAAGCTGGAGCTGGCCATTCTTGAGCAGACCCACAAGAATGAGCAATGCGGCGTAGTACCAAAACTCCAAGCTTTTTTCCCAAATTAAGTTACAAAACCTATGAAAACTCAAGTAAAAGTATGGATCTGCTCAACTGGAAAATTAAATTTTATACCAACCAGATCATGGCGGCAGACACGAGGGAGATCTTGACGAAGGCGGCGAGGTTCCTGAACGCGAGAACGGAGAACCCCTTCCACGCGTCGGGGAACCGGCCGCTGACCAGGTAGGCGAACTGCGCGGCGTCGATGAGCCAGTAGGAGACGTTCCCGGCGACGGCCGCGCCGCGGAGGCCGTACCC
The Triticum dicoccoides isolate Atlit2015 ecotype Zavitan chromosome 3A, WEW_v2.0, whole genome shotgun sequence genome window above contains:
- the LOC119271043 gene encoding protein DETOXIFICATION 32-like isoform X1; its protein translation is MRALATKSWEESKLLWRLAFPAVLTEVFQFSIGFVTASFVGHIGVVELAAVTVVESILEGFAYGVLFGMGCALDTLCGQAVGAGQLDLLGVYVQQSWIVCGAAAVALTPAYAFATPILGSLLRQPAAVAEAAGPYARWAIPRLLAHAANFPLQKFFQTQSRVWALTAITGAALAVHVALTYVAVNRLGYGLRGAAVAGNVSYWLIDAAQFAYLVSGRFPDAWKGFSVLAFRNLAAFVKISLVSAAMICLEFWYYAALLILVGLLKNGQLQLDIMSVCINYEFWTMMVALGFSEAVSVRVSNELGASRPKEAKFSVAMAAMTSALIGAAFMAVFFIWRRGLPRLFSDDEELVDGAARLGYLLAVTVFFSSIGPVLSGVAVGAGWQLQVAFVNIGCYYLVGIPVGVLLGFKLKLGALGVWTGMLTGTLLQMAIVLVIVTRTEWEKQALLAAARIKEVGGKNEDQPLATAACREDEQMDTVNDEVCMQTRERNIELECNEQVVV
- the LOC119271043 gene encoding protein DETOXIFICATION 32-like isoform X2 — encoded protein: MASGLPGGPHRGVPVLHRLRHGQLRGAHRRRGARRGHRRGEHPGGLRLRSPAQFGMGCALDTLCGQAVGAGQLDLLGVYVQQSWIVCGAAAVALTPAYAFATPILGSLLRQPAAVAEAAGPYARWAIPRLLAHAANFPLQKFFQTQSRVWALTAITGAALAVHVALTYVAVNRLGYGLRGAAVAGNVSYWLIDAAQFAYLVSGRFPDAWKGFSVLAFRNLAAFVKISLVSAAMICLEFWYYAALLILVGLLKNGQLQLDIMSVCINYEFWTMMVALGFSEAVSVRVSNELGASRPKEAKFSVAMAAMTSALIGAAFMAVFFIWRRGLPRLFSDDEELVDGAARLGYLLAVTVFFSSIGPVLSGVAVGAGWQLQVAFVNIGCYYLVGIPVGVLLGFKLKLGALGVWTGMLTGTLLQMAIVLVIVTRTEWEKQALLAAARIKEVGGKNEDQPLATAACREDEQMDTVNDEVCMQTRERNIELECNEQVVV